The proteins below are encoded in one region of Tolumonas auensis DSM 9187:
- a CDS encoding DUF1543 domain-containing protein, whose amino-acid sequence MELFVFAIGGNAGKSNIEVHDIQFVITETPEAAWPTLRENWFGDSDKIHIDGYGRLRWVDGYRVSVSKTPPESQSSKLFFVNVGAYCKTDLMELHAFDFFVAENAAAAKKQALASLLTGKQQQHKDNLKEVDDCKLLSQIGEYYLHLEPQSEGTPFMPEWQGYQPIGL is encoded by the coding sequence ATGGAGCTATTTGTATTCGCCATCGGTGGTAATGCCGGAAAATCAAACATTGAAGTGCATGATATTCAGTTTGTGATCACCGAAACCCCGGAAGCGGCATGGCCAACACTGCGCGAAAATTGGTTTGGTGATAGCGATAAGATACATATCGACGGCTATGGCCGCTTACGTTGGGTCGATGGGTATCGCGTATCCGTGTCGAAAACACCACCTGAATCACAGTCATCGAAACTATTTTTCGTCAATGTTGGCGCTTATTGCAAAACCGATCTGATGGAATTACATGCCTTCGATTTTTTTGTTGCCGAAAATGCCGCTGCCGCCAAAAAACAAGCGTTAGCCTCGTTACTGACCGGCAAACAGCAACAACACAAAGATAACCTGAAAGAGGTGGATGACTGCAAATTACTCAGTCAGATCGGTGAATATTACCTTCACTTAGAGCCACAATCAGAAGGCACGCCATTTATGCCTGAATGGCAAGGCTATCAACCGATTGGGCTTTGA
- a CDS encoding glutamine amidotransferase-related protein yields the protein MIIRSISAGKAVIGVCLGAQLIGEALGAKFQHSPEKEIGYFPIILTAEGRHDPLLQHFKHTELVGHWYNDMPGLLPSSRVLAESQGCPRQIVKFMDLVYGLQCHLEFTPHSIAELVEYTFEPQRVGIRKWVQEKTTNPNAWVAC from the coding sequence CTGATCATTCGTAGCATTAGTGCGGGCAAAGCGGTGATCGGGGTGTGTCTGGGGGCTCAACTGATTGGTGAGGCTTTAGGCGCAAAATTCCAACATAGCCCAGAAAAAGAGATCGGCTATTTCCCGATCATCCTGACAGCAGAAGGCAGACATGACCCACTGCTCCAACATTTCAAACACACAGAGTTGGTTGGGCATTGGTACAATGACATGCCAGGGCTATTGCCATCGTCGAGAGTGCTTGCCGAAAGCCAAGGGTGCCCGCGCCAGATCGTGAAATTTATGGATCTCGTTTACGGTTTGCAATGCCATCTTGAATTTACGCCACATAGCATCGCTGAACTGGTGGAATATACATTTGAACCACAACGGGTTGGCATCAGAAAATGGGTTCAAGAAAAAACAACAAACCCGAACGCTTGGGTGGCCTGTTAA